The genomic window CAATCTGGGCTTTGAACTCAAGGGGCGCCGGGTACTGATACTGGGCGCAGGTGGTGCCGCGCGCGGTGCCCTGTTGCCGCTCCTGGAGCAGAATCCGGCGCAGCTGGTGATGGTTAACCGCACGCTGGAAAAGGCTCAGGCGCTGCGACAGCAGTTCGCCGATGTCGAGAACTTCACGATCATGACCTATGCCGATCTGGTGGGCGAACGCTTTGATATTGTGCTCAATGCCACCTCTGCGAGCCTGCGCGGCGATCTGCCACCGGTACCGGCTGACGTTTTTTCACCCCAGGGGCTGGCGTATGAGCTGGCCTATGGCAAGGGACTGACGCCGTTTCTGCGCCTGGCCAAGGGCGCCGGCGTACATCAGCTGGCGGACGGTGTCGGCATGCTGGTGGAGCAGGCGGCTGAAGCTTTTTTGTGGTGGCGCGGCATGCGCCCCGATACCCGTGGCCTGATCCATAAATTGACGATTCCGCTCGTCTGATCCTGTTCCAACACTGCAAGGCTGGTAAGCATGAACAAGCTGATCTATGTACTCAATGGGCCGAATCTCAATTTGCTGGGCAAGCGTCAGCCCGAGATATACGGTCATGAAACACTCGCCGACGTGGAGCATAAAATGCGCGCGCGGGCGGCGCAGCTGGACCTGGAAATCGAGTTTTTCCAGAGTAACTTTGAAGGCGCCCTGGTTGAAAAAGTGCATGAGGTGCGTGATAAAGCCGCCGGCATTATCATCAACCCGGCGGCACTGTCCCACACCTCGGTGGCCATTCTGGATGCGCTGAACACCTTCGAGTCGCCGGTGATCGAAGTCCATATATCCAACATCCACAAACGTGAAGCCTTTCGGCACCATTCCTGGGTATCGGCGCGGGCCGAGGGCGTGATCGCCGGCATGGGGACCCTGGGATATATGCTCGCGCTGGACTATTTCGCCAGCTGACAGGCCAGGAAGGTCCGCTGGACGCAAGGCGCTATTGATTAACGCAAGTAGTGTTTCTACAGCCTGCTAATGCCGTGTCGCTGCTGGCCGGCTGCCTGGGGGCACTGTATGGCCAGGTTAAAGGTTTTCGGAGGTATAGATCTCCAGTGGCACCGGTATCTGTATGGGCTCGGTGCCCATTCCCCGGTCCAGTACTCGCGCCATGGCCTCCACCAGCCTTTCTGCGATC from Marinobacterium aestuarii includes these protein-coding regions:
- the aroE gene encoding shikimate dehydrogenase, translated to MTDQYALIGNPLSHTKSPLIHETFAGETAQSLTYVAIEAEAFAPAVDRFRAQGGKGMNVTAPFKLDAFAYATDLSERARLAGAVNAMRFEGDRVFAENFDGVGLVNDIQRNLGFELKGRRVLILGAGGAARGALLPLLEQNPAQLVMVNRTLEKAQALRQQFADVENFTIMTYADLVGERFDIVLNATSASLRGDLPPVPADVFSPQGLAYELAYGKGLTPFLRLAKGAGVHQLADGVGMLVEQAAEAFLWWRGMRPDTRGLIHKLTIPLV
- the aroQ gene encoding type II 3-dehydroquinate dehydratase, with protein sequence MNKLIYVLNGPNLNLLGKRQPEIYGHETLADVEHKMRARAAQLDLEIEFFQSNFEGALVEKVHEVRDKAAGIIINPAALSHTSVAILDALNTFESPVIEVHISNIHKREAFRHHSWVSARAEGVIAGMGTLGYMLALDYFAS